A stretch of the Phaeodactylum tricornutum CCAP 1055/1 chromosome 15, whole genome shotgun sequence genome encodes the following:
- a CDS encoding predicted protein, producing the protein MTEVLKGENLPGELPEVREPQGAASNDDSDEDSRSDDDEVADDGTGRAGEPIDELTRVRREKRLAMNRESARTRRKRKKILLESLEQQVADLNKRNQSYRIANENLKTKVTQLETDLGMARSTIAVLTQQPRTGAAELAPGRPLPQGEVLGANELNRQDHLRRLLQARSQLNSQRGPIPAATQLDLQSFEQASLQRERAILNALGHLDSNSCDSGHGMIEDAGRRNCFTRYGPCSFAHTLPPQLPIVQAALRRDLRVHGGVFPFNVPGFELDMATQSPQRTINSTTSMIEELLKRRGGQKFFPGEAMKDISREF; encoded by the exons ATGACAGAAGTGTTGAAGGGTGAAAATCTCCCGGGTGAGCTACCCGAGGTACGCGAGCCACAAGGTGCTGCGTCCAACGACGACTCTGATGAAGATTCTCGTtctgacgacgatgaagttGCGGACGACGGCACCGGTAGAGCTGGAGAGCCCATAGACGAACTTACACGAGTTCGTCGCGAGAAACGCCTCGCGATGAACCGCGAGAGTGCACGAACTCGGCGAAAGCGAAAGAAGATCTTATTAGAGTCTCTCGAGCAACAAGTGGCAGACCTTAACAAAAGAAATCAAAGCTATCGAATTGCAAATGAGAATCTAAAAACTAAGGTGACGCAACTCGAGACCGACCTTGGTATGGCGCGCTCGACCATAGCGGTGCTGACCCAACAACCTCGTACGGGCGCTGCGGAACTCGCACCAGGTCGCCCATTGCCTCAGGGGGAAGTTCTTGGCGCCAACGAGCTCAACCGACAAGACCACTTGCGACGGCTGCTACAAGCTCGATCTCAGCTGAATTCTCAACGCGGACCAATTCCTGCTGCTACTCAACTTGACTTACAGAGTTTTGAACAAGCTAGCCTCCAGCGAGAACGCGCTATCTTGAATGCCCTGGGTCATTTGGATAGCAACTCATGTGATTCCGGCCATGGGATGATTGAGGATGCTGGTCGTAGAAAC TGCTTTACGCGATATGGTCCATGTTCGTTTGCTCATACGCTTCCTCCCCAGCTTCCTATTGTGCAGGCTGCTCTTCGTCGCGACCTACGAGTACACGGTGGTGTATTTCCTTTCAACGTTCCGGGATTCGAACTCGATATGGCTACCCAGAGTCCGCAACGCACCATAAATTCCACAACTAGCATGATCGAAGAGCTACTTAAGAGACGCGGTGGCCAGAAGTTTTTCCCAGGTGAGGCAATGAAGGACATATCCAGGGAATTTTAG